A region from the Methanomassiliicoccales archaeon genome encodes:
- a CDS encoding DUF835 domain-containing protein produces the protein MKPFYVLPGSSLLDLREELELIEGDVAGETLERFGFRAGMSLVRELDVAAKDLYDFSEILPQLWSETGLSRMVMEEITESEIVITFEESIEASHGRGCDFTRGYLAGIVSALLKTRYRAKERACISTGSPCCVHVLTPVEEVVTPQEIRTTGEASKYVLEEGYSYLIESEDPSIAFEIYVDQITHGKPGMCVVREYPEKLRSRYDLGNSTILWLSYERDIKYAREPTNIPLIYSEIKNFFDSAKCGIVLISGLEYMISQSNFVKVLKFVQLLNENVAITNSILLLPVSPQTLTSRDLKLLERELRVLNPEECRRGQ, from the coding sequence TTGAAGCCTTTTTATGTGTTGCCGGGTTCTTCGTTATTAGATCTAAGGGAGGAATTAGAGCTTATTGAGGGCGACGTTGCAGGTGAGACATTAGAACGCTTTGGATTCAGGGCGGGAATGAGTCTTGTGCGAGAACTGGATGTTGCGGCAAAGGACCTCTATGACTTTTCTGAGATTCTGCCGCAACTCTGGTCAGAAACAGGATTGAGCCGAATGGTCATGGAAGAGATAACTGAAAGCGAGATCGTTATTACGTTCGAAGAGTCGATCGAAGCATCACACGGCCGAGGCTGCGATTTCACGCGTGGCTACCTCGCTGGGATCGTCAGCGCTCTTTTGAAGACTCGCTATCGAGCGAAGGAAAGGGCGTGCATATCAACTGGAAGTCCGTGCTGTGTCCACGTCCTCACACCGGTCGAAGAGGTGGTCACACCACAGGAAATAAGAACTACTGGGGAAGCAAGCAAGTATGTTCTTGAGGAGGGTTATTCGTATCTGATCGAATCAGAGGATCCCTCAATTGCGTTCGAAATCTATGTTGATCAGATCACTCACGGAAAGCCAGGTATGTGCGTCGTAAGGGAATATCCAGAGAAGCTACGAAGTCGATATGATCTCGGGAATTCAACAATCCTCTGGCTTTCCTATGAAAGGGATATCAAGTACGCACGGGAGCCGACGAATATCCCACTCATATACAGCGAAATCAAGAATTTCTTTGACTCGGCCAAGTGCGGAATCGTACTGATTTCCGGTCTTGAATATATGATCAGCCAGAGTAACTTCGTTAAAGTCCTCAAGTTTGTTCAATTGCTCAACGAGAACGTTGCTATTACCAATTCGATTCTTTTGCTTCCTGTAAGCCCTCAAACGTTGACATCCCGCGATCTTAAGTTGCTGGAGAGGGAACTCCGTGTCTTAAACCCCGAAGAGTGTCGTAGGGGACAATAG
- a CDS encoding FAD-binding oxidoreductase: MEEKLLAQIKSIVGEENFSTRIADLYTYGFDASIHHRTPDVVVQPKTTEQVSQILRLANENRIPVLARGGGTGLCGSAVPIKGGIVMDMTKMNQIKEIRVEDLYCVVGPGVVYDKLNEALAPYGFFFPPTPGSGEACTIGGMVATNASGMRAIKYGATRDYVLGLEVVLANGDVIRTGTRTIKNSSGYQLERLFVGSEGTLGVITEVTLRIAPKPKKSAMAVAAFDSLEKAGRCVSAIIAKPLIPSAIELMDRICIKAVNKTMHVGFPDCEALCLIEVDGDPKVVEDEVKEVHAICKEVGAIGVEFSTDPKQMAKWTAGRKAVLPALSRYGDEYVSVSLADDMSVPISKIPETVVAFQKIAERNNVIVGTYGHAADGNLHTKMLLNPLSEESWKNGERAVGEIFDAVIAVGGTVTGEHGVGISKAPYMQKERENVLGVMKAIKRALDPNNILNPGKLMEWEGSIIKYLRYPCRDFA, from the coding sequence TTGGAAGAGAAATTGCTGGCACAGATAAAATCCATCGTCGGTGAGGAGAACTTTTCCACAAGAATCGCTGATCTCTACACCTACGGCTTCGACGCATCAATACATCATAGAACACCCGACGTTGTTGTTCAACCGAAAACGACAGAACAGGTGTCCCAGATCCTAAGGCTTGCAAATGAGAACCGTATACCCGTTCTTGCAAGAGGGGGCGGAACGGGACTATGCGGGAGCGCTGTCCCGATCAAGGGCGGGATCGTCATGGACATGACGAAGATGAACCAGATCAAAGAAATACGCGTCGAAGACCTCTATTGCGTTGTGGGACCAGGCGTTGTCTACGATAAACTAAACGAGGCGCTCGCACCCTACGGGTTTTTCTTTCCGCCGACACCTGGAAGCGGTGAGGCATGCACTATTGGAGGAATGGTTGCGACGAACGCCTCGGGCATGCGCGCGATAAAATATGGAGCAACGAGAGATTACGTCCTTGGACTCGAAGTCGTTCTCGCAAATGGCGATGTGATCAGAACTGGGACGAGGACGATTAAGAATTCATCGGGGTATCAATTAGAGAGATTGTTCGTTGGGAGCGAGGGCACATTAGGTGTTATAACAGAGGTGACATTGAGAATAGCGCCGAAGCCAAAAAAGTCCGCAATGGCGGTGGCCGCATTCGATTCTTTAGAAAAAGCTGGGAGATGTGTCTCTGCAATCATCGCCAAACCGCTCATACCCTCAGCTATAGAATTGATGGATCGCATCTGCATCAAGGCGGTAAACAAGACGATGCACGTCGGATTTCCGGATTGCGAGGCACTTTGCCTCATCGAAGTCGATGGTGATCCAAAGGTCGTTGAGGATGAAGTGAAAGAAGTTCATGCAATCTGCAAAGAAGTCGGTGCAATCGGCGTTGAATTCTCAACCGACCCTAAGCAGATGGCAAAATGGACGGCGGGCAGAAAAGCCGTTCTTCCAGCACTCAGCAGGTATGGAGATGAATACGTTTCTGTTTCCCTTGCAGATGACATGTCAGTGCCGATTTCCAAAATACCAGAAACTGTTGTAGCATTCCAGAAGATTGCTGAACGTAACAATGTGATTGTTGGCACTTACGGTCATGCAGCCGATGGGAATCTTCATACGAAGATGTTGCTAAATCCGCTTTCAGAGGAATCTTGGAAGAATGGAGAGAGAGCGGTGGGAGAGATTTTCGATGCGGTCATCGCTGTTGGTGGAACGGTTACAGGGGAGCACGGTGTTGGGATTTCAAAGGCGCCGTATATGCAAAAGGAGCGGGAAAACGTTTTGGGTGTGATGAAGGCGATCAAGAGGGCTCTTGATCCGAACAACATCTTGAACCCAGGAAAACTGATGGAATGGGAAGGATCAATCATCAAATACCTTCGCTATCCGTGCAGGGATTTCGCTTGA
- a CDS encoding site-2 protease family protein, whose amino-acid sequence MIEDHTIYLYRGYRRIRFGKLETLHILLAVIVLTFAFAIVLTASTAAQLDLPYLDAFGYSIGISFLIVLTGFLLHELAHKFVAQRNGAWAEFRVYPFGLILALAFAFLGFVFAAPGAVYIQGHISRRQNGIISISGPLTNLVVGAMFLAFWFLAPPSSIFAFILRWIGTINLLLAAFNLISVPPLDGSKVIRWSVPIFVVVFVITIALLLVGLEVIVV is encoded by the coding sequence ATGATCGAAGATCACACTATCTATCTCTACCGCGGATATCGTAGGATCAGATTTGGAAAGCTGGAAACGCTTCATATTCTGCTCGCAGTCATTGTTTTGACCTTCGCTTTTGCCATCGTATTGACGGCTTCAACAGCCGCGCAACTGGACCTCCCTTATTTGGATGCTTTTGGTTATTCGATTGGCATTTCGTTTCTGATAGTCCTGACTGGGTTCCTTCTCCACGAACTCGCTCACAAATTCGTTGCCCAGAGAAATGGAGCGTGGGCCGAATTCAGAGTCTACCCTTTTGGTCTAATCCTTGCACTAGCATTCGCGTTCCTAGGTTTTGTATTTGCTGCACCAGGTGCGGTATATATCCAAGGCCATATCTCAAGACGGCAGAACGGCATTATTAGTATCTCCGGACCATTGACAAATCTTGTGGTAGGTGCGATGTTTCTTGCATTCTGGTTTTTGGCGCCGCCCTCATCGATCTTTGCGTTCATCTTACGCTGGATTGGTACAATTAATTTATTGCTCGCTGCTTTCAATCTGATCTCCGTGCCGCCACTTGACGGCTCAAAAGTGATCAGGTGGAGCGTGCCAATTTTCGTCGTCGTCTTTGTAATCACTATCGCGCTTCTTCTAGTTGGTTTGGAAGTTATTGTTGTGTGA
- a CDS encoding magnesium transporter, producing MGASVIIKMFITRNREVFAHGLVANMISSMGDLLAGATLGFMTNTLALLPGLMVLIPPAIGMRGNIFGALGSRLGTAMHIGTFEMTIKKGSVLRQNIEASIFLTMIISLLMGLFAKLITDLMGFPSISVWDFIFISVLGGMLAGFVLIFINILVAYIGFKKGWDIDNFSAPIITAAGDIVTLPMLFLSAIIVLNFPEVIITLFSILFIILTLVVSFFAAKSKEELMRRILIECIPVLILCILLDIGAGMTIEHKLEELVAFPAILVMIPPFLEDANALGGILTARLASMLHMGLIKPRRIPGRIEIENFAIILILSLWVFTLVGISSHFVAELLGLSSPGLWAMLLISLLAGLLTILVLVIISYYIATLTFRFSLDPDNHSIPLTSSAIDFVGAFFLMETLLLIGIA from the coding sequence ATGGGGGCAAGCGTTATCATAAAGATGTTTATCACGAGGAACAGGGAGGTTTTTGCGCATGGCTTAGTGGCGAATATGATTTCTTCCATGGGAGACCTCCTCGCTGGTGCAACACTCGGATTCATGACCAATACGCTTGCTCTTCTACCAGGTCTAATGGTTCTTATTCCACCAGCTATCGGTATGAGAGGGAATATCTTCGGTGCCCTCGGAAGTAGACTCGGGACTGCGATGCATATCGGTACTTTTGAAATGACCATCAAGAAAGGCAGCGTTCTTAGGCAGAATATCGAAGCCTCGATTTTTCTCACAATGATAATCTCCCTCCTGATGGGTTTATTTGCGAAGCTAATCACTGATCTGATGGGATTCCCTAGTATTTCTGTCTGGGACTTCATTTTCATATCCGTTCTAGGCGGGATGCTAGCAGGCTTTGTCCTTATTTTTATTAATATTTTGGTTGCTTACATAGGCTTTAAAAAGGGGTGGGATATAGACAACTTCTCAGCGCCCATTATTACTGCGGCTGGAGACATCGTTACATTACCGATGCTCTTCTTGTCAGCAATCATAGTCCTCAATTTTCCTGAGGTTATCATCACTTTGTTTTCCATTCTTTTTATTATCCTAACCCTTGTTGTGTCATTTTTCGCAGCCAAAAGCAAAGAGGAATTAATGAGAAGGATCTTAATCGAATGTATTCCAGTACTTATTCTTTGCATCCTCCTCGACATCGGCGCTGGCATGACGATCGAGCACAAGTTGGAGGAACTTGTGGCATTTCCGGCAATTCTTGTTATGATCCCGCCGTTTCTAGAAGATGCAAATGCGCTCGGAGGTATACTTACTGCCAGACTAGCATCGATGCTTCACATGGGTTTGATCAAGCCCAGGAGAATCCCTGGCCGCATCGAAATCGAGAATTTTGCAATCATTCTGATACTCTCCTTGTGGGTTTTCACACTCGTTGGTATTTCTTCGCATTTTGTTGCGGAGTTGCTGGGGTTGAGCTCACCTGGACTTTGGGCTATGTTACTGATTTCCCTCTTAGCAGGCCTTTTGACCATTTTGGTACTCGTGATTATTTCTTACTATATTGCCACATTAACTTTCCGTTTTTCGCTTGATCCAGACAATCATAGCATTCCGCTCACATCATCAGCGATCGATTTCGTCGGAGCGTTTTTCCTCATGGAAACGCTGTTATTGATCGGCATCGCTTAA
- a CDS encoding TrkA C-terminal domain-containing protein has product MRFKVKEHAPEKIEGVSKTVRELLTRMKDASEVIVDLAYAALIFDSKEIAEEVKKLEAEMDTLRYEIRIRAMLAARTKNDAVQLSGLLQIASAAASISHAAADMVKLLDLDIEKRPFLSFVLRDAEEKIRLINLSEKSDMVNRTIDELGIECRTGMRIIAIKRGKRWIYDPEDHVRLKAGDVLIVRGTEDGYETLNKYASGEKKWPVDSSEEYPEGE; this is encoded by the coding sequence GTGAGGTTTAAGGTGAAGGAACACGCACCGGAGAAAATCGAAGGAGTTTCCAAAACAGTCAGAGAGTTGCTCACAAGGATGAAAGATGCATCAGAGGTTATCGTCGATTTGGCATACGCAGCGCTTATATTCGACAGCAAAGAGATCGCTGAGGAAGTAAAGAAATTAGAGGCAGAGATGGATACATTGAGGTACGAAATCAGAATCAGGGCGATGCTCGCAGCAAGAACAAAGAATGATGCGGTTCAACTTTCTGGCCTTCTTCAAATTGCGTCTGCAGCAGCTTCAATTTCTCATGCCGCAGCCGATATGGTCAAGCTACTCGATCTCGACATCGAAAAGCGCCCTTTCCTATCATTTGTTCTGCGTGATGCGGAGGAGAAGATCAGACTGATCAATTTATCTGAAAAATCGGATATGGTGAATAGGACAATCGATGAGCTCGGCATCGAATGTAGGACCGGAATGAGGATCATTGCAATCAAGAGGGGCAAGAGATGGATTTACGACCCTGAGGATCACGTTCGATTAAAAGCTGGCGATGTTCTCATCGTCAGAGGAACAGAGGACGGTTACGAGACTCTCAACAAATATGCAAGCGGTGAAAAAAAGTGGCCTGTGGATTCGAGCGAAGAATATCCCGAGGGCGAATAA
- a CDS encoding DUF1922 domain-containing protein has protein sequence MFGVVICPNCNRPRGVNLSAKKVMCPACGKHIDLKRARIYFETDSESELAEAVRKLGEQTSAGDGFTDSVTRKGKRRDDSQFTSILKPLKASDDEDQARTLVKELSTKTGEFTLEDLCRIIGDEEEAMNLLEKLLSAGIIFEPRPGRYRPV, from the coding sequence ATGTTTGGCGTCGTTATCTGTCCGAATTGCAACCGGCCTCGCGGGGTTAATCTCTCCGCAAAAAAAGTGATGTGTCCAGCCTGCGGAAAACATATTGATCTCAAAAGGGCGAGAATCTATTTCGAAACTGATTCTGAATCCGAGCTCGCAGAAGCCGTTCGAAAGCTCGGGGAACAGACATCAGCTGGTGATGGTTTTACAGATTCCGTCACAAGAAAAGGGAAGAGGCGCGATGACTCGCAATTCACTTCAATTCTCAAACCTTTGAAAGCAAGTGATGACGAAGATCAAGCGAGGACCCTCGTGAAGGAGCTATCTACGAAAACTGGCGAATTCACACTTGAGGACTTGTGTCGAATCATCGGTGATGAGGAAGAGGCGATGAACCTACTTGAGAAATTGTTATCGGCTGGAATCATTTTTGAACCCCGGCCCGGCAGATATCGACCCGTGTGA
- a CDS encoding pyruvoyl-dependent arginine decarboxylase, which produces MQIIPKKFFVTSGCAVSKVSDLNAFDEALLKAKIGEQNLVSVSSILPIGAKQVPQRALPMGAITHCVLAQMRGGEGEMISAGIAYGFRKDGKGGYVAEGHMHGTKKALREVLEWKMHEMAKLRGVEFKSIRYKIEELSVPMDHYGACIAALVFVEY; this is translated from the coding sequence ATGCAAATCATTCCAAAGAAATTCTTCGTAACATCAGGTTGCGCGGTCAGCAAAGTATCTGACCTTAACGCGTTCGATGAGGCTCTTTTGAAAGCGAAAATCGGGGAACAGAACCTCGTGTCCGTCTCTTCTATCCTCCCAATCGGGGCGAAGCAAGTCCCGCAGAGGGCATTGCCGATGGGGGCAATCACTCACTGCGTCCTCGCACAGATGAGGGGCGGAGAGGGAGAAATGATCTCAGCTGGCATTGCCTATGGCTTCCGGAAGGATGGGAAAGGTGGATATGTGGCAGAGGGACATATGCACGGCACAAAGAAAGCGCTGAGAGAAGTCCTCGAATGGAAAATGCACGAGATGGCTAAGTTGAGAGGCGTCGAATTTAAGTCAATCCGTTATAAAATCGAGGAATTGTCCGTTCCGATGGATCACTATGGTGCTTGCATTGCCGCCCTCGTATTCGTAGAATACTGA
- a CDS encoding phosphoadenosine phosphosulfate reductase family protein → MQEKAVRISKKGASFRHGKVVFKWCEDCGTVVLGEKCDVCGSMGRPFCVTAPGDLRPCLQADADLLKKIFNKYFGVSDFLEGVQIFLNKIPGEDRADEIIVDGRVLGVLAFDVLSNDFRLELRIDGARALADIAKKGVVEIEMPKGHLKGKNVSGALIKHIADSFNVNDPLIVLAGDLVCNGIARVPSDQAKNSDKAIGIRDVGKGPFRISRKKRCWSRFVEANISHFKSLEAKAVSDVKSYVNSRRDLPVTLSFSGGKDSLVCFGILEKATKNFSMIFVNTGLEFPETTDYVQRFAEKRGLELLVADANDGFWNNVDFFGPPAKDFRWCCKVCKLGPLTALIEDRFPKGTITIEGNRTFESFTRAHIAFVENNPFVPNQVILNPIREWRSVEVWGYLWWKNFEYNPLYEEGYERIGCYLCPACLASEWKRTKILHPKLSNRWEEYLHNWANKMNLPEEFVRYGFWRWKVLPKKMRKLAANIRLSIPMVRLDGIQMKMVKGATPCAAGGYSLEGVVSVPRRRSFSKVAEMMKTIGSVKHSEEYEIAMVKTKGGTVKVFGGGQIVVTSPTPDVAERLFEMAVKALLRSQLCTECGICIKNCQKKAIKLDNGPIIIEDKCSHCGKCADACVIAHYYDKLVSQ, encoded by the coding sequence TTGCAGGAAAAGGCGGTGAGGATTTCGAAAAAAGGAGCTTCATTTAGGCATGGTAAGGTCGTTTTCAAATGGTGCGAAGATTGTGGAACGGTCGTACTCGGCGAGAAATGTGATGTTTGTGGAAGCATGGGAAGACCTTTTTGCGTCACTGCCCCTGGGGATCTCAGACCGTGCCTCCAAGCAGATGCCGACCTCCTAAAGAAAATCTTCAACAAATATTTCGGAGTCTCAGATTTTCTCGAGGGGGTTCAGATATTTCTAAATAAGATACCAGGAGAGGACAGGGCAGACGAGATCATTGTCGACGGCCGAGTCCTCGGCGTTCTCGCATTCGATGTCCTTTCCAATGATTTCAGACTCGAGTTGAGAATTGATGGTGCGCGGGCCCTTGCGGACATCGCGAAGAAAGGAGTCGTCGAAATTGAGATGCCGAAAGGCCATCTTAAAGGAAAAAATGTCTCAGGTGCGTTGATAAAGCATATCGCAGATTCCTTCAATGTCAATGATCCACTTATCGTCCTTGCCGGTGATCTTGTTTGCAATGGCATAGCAAGAGTCCCAAGCGACCAAGCAAAGAATTCAGACAAGGCGATTGGCATCAGAGACGTAGGGAAAGGACCTTTTAGAATTTCTAGAAAAAAGAGATGCTGGTCAAGATTTGTAGAGGCTAATATCAGCCATTTCAAATCACTTGAAGCAAAAGCAGTGAGCGATGTGAAATCATACGTCAACAGCAGAAGAGATCTGCCAGTGACGCTTTCTTTCAGTGGTGGCAAGGACTCCCTTGTTTGTTTTGGCATTTTGGAGAAGGCCACCAAGAATTTCTCAATGATTTTCGTTAACACAGGTCTCGAATTTCCTGAGACGACTGACTATGTCCAACGCTTCGCAGAAAAGCGTGGACTTGAATTACTAGTGGCTGATGCAAATGACGGATTCTGGAACAATGTCGACTTTTTTGGTCCACCAGCCAAGGATTTCAGATGGTGCTGTAAGGTCTGCAAGCTTGGGCCCCTCACCGCTCTAATAGAAGATCGTTTCCCAAAAGGGACGATAACGATCGAAGGGAACAGAACATTCGAATCATTTACTAGGGCCCACATTGCATTTGTTGAGAACAATCCATTTGTTCCAAACCAGGTCATTCTTAATCCTATCAGAGAATGGAGATCGGTCGAAGTGTGGGGATATCTCTGGTGGAAGAATTTCGAATACAACCCACTATATGAGGAGGGGTATGAGAGGATCGGATGTTATCTATGCCCAGCATGCCTTGCAAGTGAGTGGAAGAGAACAAAAATCCTTCATCCAAAACTCAGTAATAGATGGGAAGAATACCTTCACAACTGGGCAAATAAAATGAATCTGCCTGAAGAATTCGTCAGATATGGATTCTGGAGATGGAAAGTTCTTCCGAAGAAGATGAGAAAGCTCGCAGCGAACATTAGACTGAGCATTCCAATGGTCAGACTAGATGGCATCCAGATGAAAATGGTCAAAGGAGCAACTCCCTGCGCTGCAGGAGGGTATTCGCTAGAAGGAGTCGTATCAGTTCCCAGGAGGAGGAGTTTCTCAAAGGTCGCCGAAATGATGAAGACGATTGGATCAGTTAAACATTCAGAAGAGTATGAAATCGCAATGGTGAAGACGAAGGGCGGGACTGTAAAAGTGTTTGGTGGCGGCCAAATTGTTGTGACTAGCCCAACCCCTGATGTTGCAGAGCGATTGTTCGAAATGGCTGTTAAAGCCCTTCTCCGATCACAACTTTGCACCGAATGCGGAATCTGCATTAAAAATTGTCAGAAAAAGGCGATCAAGCTAGACAATGGCCCGATAATAATTGAAGATAAATGCAGCCACTGCGGCAAATGCGCCGATGCGTGCGTCATTGCACACTACTATGACAAGCTTGTCTCTCAATAA
- a CDS encoding adenylate kinase, which translates to MHALVLLGPPGSGKGTQAARLAEELKLIHISTGDMLREAIRKGTTIGLKAKNYVDRGELVPDEVVTELIREKISGMSGVLLFDGYPRNLVQAKMLDEIVLVKAAINLDVDENKIVERLTKRRTCKQCGAVYNLETNPPAIPGKCDKCGGELYQRSDDTEGVVRQRLRIYKEATLPLIEYYRKKGVLFEVNGDGSIDEVFERIRKELKGVI; encoded by the coding sequence ATGCACGCACTGGTCTTACTTGGCCCTCCGGGGTCTGGAAAGGGGACTCAGGCCGCAAGACTCGCTGAGGAATTAAAGCTCATCCATATCTCGACTGGTGATATGCTTAGAGAGGCGATTCGGAAAGGCACAACCATCGGGCTAAAAGCAAAGAACTACGTCGATAGGGGAGAGCTCGTCCCTGATGAAGTTGTCACCGAATTAATTCGTGAAAAAATCTCAGGTATGAGTGGCGTCTTGCTGTTTGATGGGTATCCAAGGAATTTGGTTCAAGCAAAAATGCTCGACGAGATCGTTCTCGTAAAAGCTGCAATTAATCTGGATGTGGATGAGAATAAGATCGTAGAGCGTTTAACAAAACGAAGAACATGCAAGCAATGCGGTGCAGTCTACAATCTTGAAACTAATCCACCAGCTATCCCAGGGAAATGCGATAAATGTGGAGGAGAACTTTACCAGCGCTCTGATGACACAGAAGGTGTTGTCCGACAGCGATTACGCATTTATAAAGAGGCGACATTGCCGCTGATTGAGTACTATCGAAAGAAAGGTGTCCTTTTCGAGGTTAATGGCGATGGAAGTATCGATGAAGTGTTTGAGAGGATAAGAAAGGAATTGAAAGGTGTGATCTGA
- a CDS encoding PhoU domain-containing protein → MQDIEKMFLEVKDTSELMIDLAYSSLIYNNKDIAEEVFIMEEMIDELTSQLQEEAIKRAIEDKNVHKALAVIRLATSIEEISDAAMQIADVVLRDVRPHPVIQMSMRESDVIITTAKVSENSELANKSLGDIKLPSKCGMWLVAIKRGKKYIYGPDKHTIVLPQDVLIARGPPDGEEYFKCLAAGTNEGTNED, encoded by the coding sequence ATGCAAGACATAGAGAAAATGTTCCTCGAAGTAAAGGACACTTCGGAGCTGATGATCGACCTTGCGTATTCCTCCTTGATTTACAACAACAAAGACATTGCAGAAGAAGTCTTCATCATGGAAGAAATGATTGATGAATTGACAAGCCAGCTGCAGGAAGAGGCGATAAAACGAGCAATCGAGGACAAAAACGTCCACAAAGCGCTCGCTGTAATCAGGTTAGCTACTTCGATCGAAGAGATTTCCGATGCGGCAATGCAGATCGCGGATGTTGTCCTCCGAGACGTTCGACCGCATCCAGTCATTCAGATGAGCATGAGGGAATCTGATGTGATTATCACAACGGCCAAGGTCAGCGAGAATTCCGAATTGGCAAATAAGTCGCTTGGTGATATAAAACTCCCATCAAAATGCGGTATGTGGCTCGTCGCAATAAAAAGGGGGAAGAAGTATATTTACGGCCCGGACAAACATACCATTGTCTTGCCTCAAGACGTTCTCATAGCGAGAGGCCCTCCAGACGGTGAGGAATATTTTAAGTGTTTAGCTGCTGGAACAAACGAAGGAACAAACGAAGATTGA
- a CDS encoding carboxypeptidase-like regulatory domain-containing protein, translated as MVHKNNGAKVITGLLALLLLLSSLAFLPGPNAVAASMSNQISFNVVDGDGKPVGGVQATLREVHTLKKYTNVSDSSGLVTFIPLPGYYELKIVKSGYFDYLYPQIIRFDGMAP; from the coding sequence ATGGTGCATAAGAACAATGGAGCAAAGGTCATAACCGGATTGTTGGCTCTATTACTTCTGCTTTCGTCTCTGGCTTTCTTGCCGGGACCCAATGCAGTCGCAGCCAGTATGTCGAATCAGATATCGTTCAACGTTGTTGACGGAGATGGAAAGCCTGTCGGTGGAGTTCAAGCGACCCTGAGGGAGGTTCACACGCTTAAAAAATATACCAATGTGAGCGACTCAAGCGGTCTTGTCACTTTTATTCCCTTGCCAGGATATTATGAACTCAAGATTGTCAAATCTGGGTACTTCGACTACCTGTATCCCCAGATTATTAGATTTGACGGCATGGCTCC
- a CDS encoding formate--phosphoribosylaminoimidazolecarboxamide ligase family protein, giving the protein MIKREAVFALIDDYNVEKIKIGTLGSHSALDVCDGAVEEGFETVVVCQEGREKTYSRYFKALRNPEGTIRRGIVDKIILLRKFKDIIDPKIQESLVRENVLFVPNRSLTAYCGVDTIENEFMIPIVGSRNLLRTEERGGEKDYYWLLEKAGLPFPRSIADPNDINSLTIVKLHHAKKKLERGFFTASSPSEYKKKAKQLIEQGVIDADDLSRARMEEYIIGPVFNLDFFYSPIESEGEKIELLGIDWRFESSLDGYVRLPAAQQLSLDQEHILPEYTVCGHNSATLRESLLEDAFKLAEKYIKATQEYFPPGIIGPFCLQTCVDKDLRFFIYDVAPRVGGGTNIHMSVGHPYGNTLWRRNMSTGRRLAMEVRRAIEEGKLKELIT; this is encoded by the coding sequence ATGATCAAGAGAGAAGCGGTATTCGCCCTGATTGATGACTACAATGTCGAGAAGATCAAGATTGGAACGCTCGGCTCTCATTCCGCCCTAGACGTCTGTGACGGCGCTGTGGAGGAGGGATTTGAGACAGTAGTTGTTTGCCAGGAAGGACGAGAAAAGACTTACTCGAGGTATTTTAAAGCACTTCGAAATCCAGAAGGCACAATTCGTCGTGGAATCGTTGATAAAATCATTTTGCTTAGGAAATTCAAAGACATTATCGATCCGAAAATTCAAGAATCGCTAGTCCGCGAAAACGTCCTCTTTGTGCCGAATCGTTCGTTGACAGCCTATTGCGGAGTCGATACAATCGAGAATGAATTCATGATCCCCATTGTTGGCAGCAGAAATCTTTTACGAACGGAGGAAAGGGGGGGCGAAAAAGATTACTATTGGCTTCTTGAAAAAGCCGGCTTGCCATTTCCAAGAAGCATTGCCGATCCAAACGACATCAATTCGCTGACGATTGTCAAATTGCATCATGCGAAGAAAAAACTGGAGAGAGGGTTTTTCACCGCATCCTCCCCGAGTGAGTACAAGAAAAAGGCGAAGCAATTGATTGAGCAAGGGGTGATCGATGCGGATGATCTTTCGCGGGCAAGGATGGAGGAATATATCATCGGCCCAGTTTTTAATCTTGATTTCTTTTACTCCCCAATCGAATCGGAGGGTGAAAAAATCGAGCTTCTAGGTATTGACTGGCGATTTGAAAGCTCGCTAGACGGCTATGTAAGGTTGCCAGCCGCGCAGCAGCTTTCGCTGGATCAAGAACACATTCTCCCGGAATACACCGTTTGTGGACATAATTCTGCCACATTGAGGGAATCTTTGCTCGAGGACGCCTTCAAACTCGCTGAGAAATATATTAAGGCTACGCAGGAATATTTTCCGCCGGGGATAATTGGGCCTTTTTGTTTACAGACGTGTGTCGATAAGGATCTTAGATTCTTCATATACGATGTCGCACCACGTGTTGGGGGAGGGACGAATATACATATGTCAGTCGGTCATCCTTATGGGAATACTTTATGGAGAAGGAATATGAGCACTGGGCGAAGGCTGGCAATGGAGGTCAGGAGAGCAATCGAGGAGGGCAAGCTTAAAGAACTTATCACATAA